The following are encoded together in the Tripterygium wilfordii isolate XIE 37 chromosome 3, ASM1340144v1, whole genome shotgun sequence genome:
- the LOC119995099 gene encoding uncharacterized protein LOC119995099 gives MEHQLQKIAISGPTLTSLLQRFSASPADIDGLLFGRVTLVTPTLTDDSASASSDHPHLIATITSFLSFNSALSFYDPLGNLRLGPNQYQNLLGWFSARRRSALRPSMRELSVSSSLSKSSNYNSAASANDINTSYGNFSPCIFLLVATPVQESLIHTHDYRAYQFVASTSFEAKSVEVVNIGPAFRGHYGNFSPTSPLPVLSCEMRGSSMMMTEEESSRESKEATRDQRQLNKCAEGFEVRRLRQLLGSESTSYTAGLEDMYEKMLAKIESLARQVETSSAKVLEQENLNRKLRYKVIRAGLE, from the exons atGGAGCACCAGTTGCAGAAAATTGCAATATCTGGACCGACTCTAACATCGTTGCTTCAACGGTTTAGCGCATCACCAGCGGATATCGACGGCTTGCTCTTTGGCCGCGTGACTCTCGTAACCCCTACCCTCACCGACGACTCTGCCTCCGCTTCCTCCGATCATCCTCACCTCATCGCAACCATCACTTCTTTCCTCTCATTTAATTCCGCTCTATCCTTTTACGATCCGCTCGGCAACCTCCGCCTTGGACCTAATCAATACCAAAACCTCCTCGGCTGGTTCTCCGCGCGCCGCAGATCCGCTCTCCGTCCGTCCATGCGCGAACTCTCCGTATCCTCCTCGCTATCGAAATCCTCCAATTACAACAGCGCAGCGTCCGCCAACGACATCAACACAAGTTATGGTAATTTCTCGCCGTGTATTTTCCTTTTGGTTGCTACGCCGGTTCAAGAGTCATTAATTCATACGCACGATTACCGCGCGTACCAGTTCGTGGCGTCGACGTCGTTCGAGGCGAAATCCGTGGAAGTGGTGAATATTGGGCCTGCGTTCCGGGGGCATTACGGAAATTTCAGTCCTACCTCTCCGTTGCCAGTGCTAAGCTGTGAAATGAGGGGATCTTCGATGATGATGACTGAGGAGGAGAGCTCGAGGGAGTCAAAGGAGGCGACGAGGGACCAGAGGCAGCTGAATAAGTGTGCGGAGGGTTTTGAAGTCCGGAGATTGAGGCAGTTGCTCGGATCTGAATCTACGAGTTACACGGCCGGATTGGAAGATATGTACGAGAAGATGTTGGCCAAGATCGAAAGCTTGGCAAGGCAGGTCGAGACTAGCTCAGCCAAAGTTCTTGAGCAG GAAAATCTCAACAGGAAGTTGAGGTATAAAGTCATCAGGGCAGGACTAGAATGA